The DNA region tatcagtccctaatttttaatcctctaagggggcgaggtcataaaacggttctatcccaccgtgaagggccatatgttgggatTCCCACACATTTTCagtgaatcctcacagtgccaacacgtaacgtaccaaatttcataaaaaaaacgTAAAGACAGAAGGACGGTGCTCGACCGAAACTTTCGAAAACGAAATAATTCGTAcgcaacatattttaaaacaagcccacttaccttaaattCTTGAAAAAAACGTGAAAAAGACTAGGGTTCTTCGAAATTCCTACTTCACTGGCTGGACGACGGCAGGGCTTCGCTGTGCTCGAAAATTCCTAAGGAGACTAGGgcacaaatttcgaaatttgtgtGAGAATCTAGGCGTGATTTTTGAGCTTATAgggtcctcctatttatagaggttggctgctatcgtgaTCAAGAGTTATAGTTGCATTTGAACTCTGAATCAAATCTTCATCTAAAATCATGATCTATCCGTGATATTGTTcgaaatttaaatcttttatcccccctcaatttcgaaatttgcaaaTATAAACACTGTTTAATTCGaattctagggattttattatctCTTGCTTGATCTTTTATCCCGGTATCTCAATCTCCACTTAAATCTTAGACCTTTATCTGCTAAATCTTCGAAATTCCTTAATAAATTCCTTGGATCGTGATAGATTTAATCACCCCAAAAGTTCAAGTACCGAAAATAATACCATATTAATTTCGAGCTTCAAAATTCAGCACACGATAAAATTATCTACACGACTTAGATAACTCAaaacaaatcttgtattatgaATGGTTTAAATATTAATATCCCAGATTACACCTTCCTAGcataatcaaattattaatctgATATTAGTCTGATCTGATCACGCTTGTATAAAATCCCGGGTTTTACAGTttatgcatttaaaaattaataatttgataaaataaacttaaaaaaaattttgattgaatataattttcatttcaattcatttatttaatttaaaagtaataattttgattttacattttttgttttttcatttGCCCATATATGATATATTAAATTTAGAATTCATTTGGATTGCTCTCCATTTAAAGCATTCATATACTTTAGCATAGGgatcttcatatatatatatatatatatatatatattacctcaaatatttaagaatACCAAGAATACGAAATGACTTATTTTGGGGCatacaaattaaaatataaatataactcaattttattttctcacATTTGTTTACAATTAAAAAACATTACAACATCCACATTTTTATAACTATATAGAATgaaataaaatgtttttttcaAATGAAATAGAATGTAATatttcataattaaatattataatgaaaAAAACCTACAAGAGGAAAtcaaaagcataaaatcataaccGTAAAATATGActaattagtattaattattaattaatagataaaatataaaaataccaTACTGTCACTTGATAATTAAAAAAAGTAAACATATAAATGATAATTATGTTAGTTCACAATTGGAAATATTTTTTCAGCATCAAACACTTATATAGACACATATAATTTGCATCAAGAGTTCTTTCCTGCAAATAGGGAGCAACTCACTTCAGAAATTCGAAAACTCGCTTCAACTTTCTTGAGCATTGCCTAAGGAACTGCCACAGTAAGCGATCACACTTCGACAGCAAAAACTTTTCGATTCCTTGATGATATACTGTGACCTTCCAGGAATAAGTTCTTGGAAACGAACAAAGCAAATCGCCATCTATGTCAGGCCTGACCCAGGAATTTCTGTTATCCCCAATACAGAGAGAACATCAAGGTTCGGTTTTCAAGTGTCCCATTGGTAGAGAACCTGCAAAAGCGACGAAACTGGGGTGATCAGCTAAAGATCTTCAGCCTGGAAATgattttgattaaataatttaaaagataCCGCTTGAATCTTGGCTATTTAGAGGACCACTTGTGTTAAAGCCCGTATGAACGATATTATGAAGTTCCCCATCCCAAAAACCGGGTACCTGCGGAAGATGatataagaaaattttcaaTGAAAAATCAATTCTACATATTGCTCAAGACTCTTTATGTCCAACAGAAAGTATGTACTACCTGAGCCAATGCGGCTGATTGTAAATTAAAGGGTCTTCTAAATGTTTCTGAACAAGGAAGATTGGTTTGGATTTGTCCAGGTTGCGACGAAAGCAGCGCAGGAAAAAGCATTGTCATATCAAGTGGAAGTGCCGGGGAAGATGGCATACCAGCTCTAGGTTGTAGGATCTGTTTTCATTTAAGTATTTGAGTTAGATAAGAATCTGAGTTAGGTAAATAACCAAATGAGCTGGAACATTGCGGCTTTTGCTTACATCTTTGGCCAGAAGAGCTTCAATATTGAAGTCTAGCCGTGGATTTACTGTTGCAAGCTTCATTGACAGGAACTGGAACATTGTGGAAATAGAGTTTCATAAGTAAATCTATCCTAGAAGATTTTGTATCATTCTACACACAAAAAACTTCCGCACACGCCCCTATGAAGATGGAATATTTCTTTTCATTCTAAAACTCTCCTCTTTTAAAACGATCATAGGTGCAAAAAAATGACAGAACAATTGAAGTTAAATATTGgtagaaataaaaaaaagtacTTTCTGCATACCTCAACTTGTCGTTGGAGTGATTGCACATAATTGATTATTTCGTCGAGCATGATTGCTTTTCCAGTTACCTGCTAAGAAATGAGTAACAACATTTAGCACATGAATATCCTTACAGCAATGATGAGCCTTAACAAAACTAATATTAACCTTGCTGCAACCAGGTACGAGATCCTGAAGGAATTTCATCCTCTCACTGATCTTCTCCCTCCTTACCTACAATATAAACTAATCTAAATTCAATACCAAAGGAAATTTTTCACTGAAGCTTGCCATATACGAAAGATACAATGGGATTTGAAATGAGGTAACAAATAGAATACAGGAAAATCATACCCTTTCAGCAAGACTATGGCTATTTGTTGCCTGTCCTCTTCGTGCTCTGACGTGTATGTATCCTTCCTTGGGCAGATCCGATCCTTGGGAGCCCTGCTGACAGTGTTTGCCACCGGGTTTACTGGTGGAAGCGGGGTTCTGATCaccttttaatttaatttcagCTTGGTCCTTCATTGGTTCAATAGGTGGCACTGAGGCTCCAACAATTTCGTTATTTTCGGTATTCTGATATTCCGAAACAATTGCAAATCAGTACACGAAGTATTATTATGAATTATAGTAACTTTGTAGTGGTAAAGATAATTAAGAGCTATCAGTATTCATCCAACCAACAGAAAAGCACATGATGTTTGACCTGACGAGTTCTTTTTCTCTTGTTCGATCCAAGCCCGGTACCAGAGGTATCCTCAGCTGCATCAGCCAACTCCTCTTGTGAACCACGGCCGCTGAATTCAGCCTCATCAGATTCGTTAGGAGACACATCAACTCCATGTTTTGCTTCATCATAAGACTGTCGAAAACTCTGGCTTTTTCTCTCATTCTTAAGAGTAGTCCCTTCAACAGAACGCTCCCCAGGTACCAAAGCCTGTTCCAGAACTCCTGTCGTGTCCACTACATCATTTGGCCTTTGCGTTGGTCCCAATTCACGACAATACGGATTTAAAAGGTCTGGAATGTTCAAGGGGTTCATTATTTCACTAAAGTTCCCTCCACTGAAGCATGAAAACCTTGCTGCACGCTCAATAAAAGCCGGATCAGTAGGGAAATGAGGCAAGCTTGGAGGAACCATTCCAGGAACAGCTGGTAAATAGATACTCCCTCTTAACATTGCATTCTGAGTCCAATTCATACCCACTCGAACTGGACCAAGGCCATTTGAACTGCTAGCTTGATTCTGGAAACTCGTGTCAAAATAGCCTAAACTATGTCCATTGCTAGGATGATCCAAAACCGGAGGTAAAAAAGAATCTGGCATAAATGTGGTGGAACAAGCAGAAGACTCCACCGTAGAATTTCCTAATCGAGTCGTTCCTAAAGATGCAATTGGTAAATTGTTCCCATTTATTTGCCAATCTAATAGTACATTTGGCGCATGATAGTTCACAGGATTCTCAGTCATTTTCTCTTGCTCATGCTTATTGTCCTTACAAGAAGTGTTCATCTTTCTTTTACAAGATACAAGATAACAACCGCGCTTCTCTACAGTTTCAGCTAAGGATCAAGAAACAACCTGGAAAAATGTATAATTAGACAGGAGACCACCCAAAGAAAAGCCCCAAAATTTCTATCAAATTCCATAATTGAGTAAACGAAAGATAGGTGCAGTGTCAAAGTATCCTCTCAGTTACAGCTGAAAAAGGAGATCAAATAAATTAGTTCAAACAACTTTATAGCTAAATGAATCCAAGAAAACACCATCAAACGCCAAACAAACACATCGTTTCCAGGAAAAACATTAACTATTACAACTATTTCCCAAGTTTTTTCACTGAAAGTAAGCAGTCCTTCAAAAAATTAAAGCAGGAAAGCCATTAATGCCCAGGAAAAAAAAACACAGGCAGTTCAATAAAGTAGTAGGCAGTCAACTCAAACAGAGGTAATTGCAGTACCATAAATACAACTAGACACACATTCATTaactcattttttttatataaaaaaaaaccacTGATCGGAGAAAAAGCAACCCATTGAGTAAATAATCCGAAATACAAAATCCAAAGTGGGAAAAGAACAAGAACAGAGATACCATTTTCAGATTGTGCGTTGCCTTTAAGGAATTCTGCATTGTTTTAAGCAGCCCTTTTTCTCTTCTTTAGTGAAAATATCAAGTTTAAACTCCAGATAGATTTGCAAAACAAATCTTGAAACTAGGAATTCAAGGAAACTGatccaaacagaagaaagatCAGAAAGCAGATACTAATTCAGGAGAAGGAAATGAAatgaaaaaagagagaaattttGTAGATTCTTTAGAGGAAATGGTGAGGACAGTTAAGTTAAGAAGATGCTGGATTTATACTCACGCCTTgcctttaaaaaaaatcaagaacaaaAAACGGTCTTCATGGTTAACAAGGGATGTAGAGTATTTAATTCGTTGAAAATAGTTATTTGATAAGGttaaataagttttttttttaagttcgagatagatttcaaatatatttaaatataaatttgtagTTTTAGAGAAGTtagtttaaaaaattcaaatttacacATTATAACGATAATTTTAAATCTATCCAAAAAtaaaagcaattaaaatcattctGTTTCGTATAACTAACATGtaaacaagtaatacataaatTTAAGATTTCATATATTGATTCGTTGTTAACACTAAAACTGTGATAAAAATCCacaaatttcaaatccatcacCCCAAATACAACTTTATTTCCACGATCATGTATTTCAATTTAGAGTAAGTCTTTTATGAGAcaatctcacaaatttttatctgtgagacgggtcaatcctgccgatattcacaataaagagtaatacttttagcataaagaGTAATACTTTTCcatgtatgacccaaataagagatctgtctcacaacatacgacccgtgagaccgtctcacacaaatttctGCCTTCAATTTACTATTataagaatttttttatatttaataatattatggAAACTTTAAGTGAAAGGTTCATGATGTGCAGCTAAGGTATTTATGTGCAATCAActttagtttgagttgtgaacTTTCTCCGCGTGTATTTTAGTAAACATAAAGAAAACAATGCCTTGAGCGCTGGCAACTGACCGCAAGCCAACTGTATTGCATTTTATAAGGTTTAGtatattatttaattcattTCATTAGTAATATTAATCATTGCCTTTTTTACCCTTGGAAGAAGAGCTTGTGTTTAAACAATTTTTATGTCAATTTTTTATATCCATTCCTTCTATCCTAGTCCATTGTACTTGTATATAATTCAATTTATAATTTAACTCGaagtttttatttgattttacaaaaaaaaaacctaCTTCAAATCAAATCCAATAAATGAATAGGATTGATTTCATTATAATTCTTGAGTTCAAGCCGATGACTGATAGCTCATCAgatatcaaaatttcaaatttagaaCGAGCTGTTAAGTTCAAAAGTCAATAATTACAAATCTCTCatagttaaaaaaaatatgagttCAAATGGtgttatatttatgtttatgatgaatataATCAGAAACTTAATGAGCAACaaacaattttttattatatttttggtcaaataatttttttaaaaaaattaactatAATAATTGGTTTAAATGTGTAACGATTCGAGTAATACTGGGATAAGTGATATCTTGAAAAGTTCTTGTATGTCAAACTGCAGACATTATGTCGCTTAATCTGATTGATTAGGTGGGTCGTAAAAGAGTGACGCTAGATCTTAACTTGTAATATTATCTATATTTGGGACATGACCGACAGTAGGAAAAAAAATAGACTGATCTCTAATGGATATGAAACAGCACTAGCAGAAAGACACATTTCCCCAAACTTGTGGGCCTAACAGCCCGACCGATTAGCAACCAAGCAGGTGCACTATGCGCTGCCACGAGTATAAGGAAATAAAGTTGTGTCGTGACTAACAACTATAATTTTTGGCCTAGTGGTCAGCGCTTGATCCTAACAATTGATATCAAAGTGACTTTCTGGGATGTTCTCGTATGTCAAGCTACTAATGTTGGCCGCTTGATCTGGTTGATTAGTTAGAATATAAACAAAAGACGTCGGATCTTAACTAATAATATTGTCTCTGCTGGGGACATGAGCGGTGATAACAAAGAGTAAGAATGATCTTTAAGGGATATGAGACAACACAAACAAATATGCATGTACCTTCCCGGACCCATGAGCCTAACAGCCAACTCATTAACACCCAAATAAATACATTTTGTATTgtcataaatataaaaaaaaataatattatatattaattaacaaCTATATCTTttgatttaattataaaatcttTCCTAACAATGACATATTAAGTGGGGTGTATTCAATATAGAGATTTAATGACTTTCAAtgactttttaaaaattatagattttcgtggatttgatagatttttatttacttttataGACTTTCAAAGATTTGTAGACAAAATTCCATGGACTTTTGTGGactttttgcaagatttttgtTGACATTTATAAACTTTGAACTAGtaattatttaacataaataacatcttcactttaaaataattttttagtataaataaattttacttatttaaaaagtAAATATGTTCAATTTATGAAAAATGGATCACAATTCAATTTATAAAAATCTAAATCCTCCGAGTAGTCAATTcaacatgcataattaattaatcaataaatttttaattgataaacacatataaaaatttaagtatatatatatatatatatataacaaattttaatatcaataatagATAAATAACTAATCAAAACAAtatgaaatttaataaattttagacAGTGTTATGAAAAAATCTAAGGTTCGTTGTTGTAAATATGATCAACGTCACTCTACATTTGATTTGCTATAGTATCCCTCCATTATTTGcatttgctcgttgttgttCTTAAGTGTCAAATATTTGATCAAAGTTGTTATCTTCGTAAACTTGTTCTGATGAAGGTTGTGGAACTTCATTCTCTGGTTCAATTGGAAATTCATCAGATCGACATTCCTTCCGAAGAAAATTGTGCAATCCGGCACAAGCCAATACAAGCTCCGTCTGCGTTGTATATGGAAAGTGAGGAgctgttttgaatattttgaaccGCGATTTAAATATACCAAATATCCTCTCAATGACGTTCCTCAAAGAGGCATGACGAAGATTGAACAATTCTTTTGCATCTCCAGGATGACAACCTTGGCCAGTGAATTCTTGGAGATGATAACGAACACCTCTAAAAGGAGCCAAAAATTGACGCCGATTTGCATATCCACAATCcactaaaaaaatttacttatCGAACCATATTTATAGAATCAAGTAAACAATGGATAACACATATAATCTTGGAaattacaaaaattttaaataagtagcatataaaacaaaaaacataCATTGTGGCACTTTAAGCCCgttatttcttgataaagcatCAGTCAATGTGTTTGAATCATGGGCAGATCCCTCCCTCCCACTGAGCagataaataaattctaaatcaAAGTTACAATCTGCTAAAACATTTTGAGAAATTGTCCCATGACGATTACAATAACTGTTAGTATCATGCACGAACACTGTTGCTGGAATATGAGTGCCATCAATAGCCCCAATGCAATCCTACAataataaaaacataataaaaattgtGGTACTTATAATAATAAcaactaaaaataatttaatcacTTActttaaaataaggataaaatcTTGTActctctcttattttttttggaactacaGATCCAGGTTTGACCATCATATCTGCTGCAATGCTATTCAATGCTCTCAACACCTTGTTGAAGTTTTGGCTAGTATTGTATTGTGATCGACCAAATATTTTACGAATCAAGCAATATCGAGTATTTTGACCGACAACAAGTAAAAACATGGCAAGCATTTCTTTAATACAAATATATCTTGTATCTTGCAATGGTGTTTTTTCTCTAAGGATGTtgcacaattttaaaaatacgtCAAAGTACATCCTATAAATTTCTCGAACGTTTGTTGGATcctcttttaatattttatggaTAATCGTATCCACTTGatgtaacgtaccatacttttactattcaaaatttacggaaaaattaaaaattttcttaaataattcgtgaaccttcaaaatttgataaaacaacTGTTCGTCATCGAAAATGGTTGCAAcagaaaaatctcaaaatgatgTCTACCAAAAGCATTTGCTCGAACCTCAaacagtaacataaaatcagagtatttaaacattttcataaaagcttaaactcgggcggtcctcgggtttagcctcctgctcactccaagcctgctccttggtctccACCCCTTGTCTCCTTgaaaacatcctcacctgcatcgatcaagtctagtgagtctaaagactcaacacgtttaAACTAAAAGTAACaaatactacataataaaaccacataacactttaaaatagaacatacatacttgaaacttgaacttacacttaaacttgaacttacgtacataacttagacgtgccataacgtgaaaactttcataaacatgcttgcgtacttgtacatacataaacatacatgaacttcattattttgcgtagatgcatatttcaaagcaagtgacccataacataaatcacctgatcagactaaaccacaatactgggctgacagggacgaatccactgccacatacatgagatctccgttcatgctttaacgggcggattggtccccgttcgtGATTTAACgatttccaatcctgatctaaacccgttcatgctttaacggggtgggttggtccccgttcatgatttaacgctttccaaccccatacatacattggtcacaagacatttagcatacctcaaaaacttgaaaatattttcttgcacgtcgacatacttacttggcctggagggattcgttggatttcgtttggggccgctgctgcacatactaacatgaatttttagatatttaacttgcatagcttagaaGTAGGCATACGTGCTCATCcctgaattcaataaataacttaagactTTCTAgaacactcgggacttgacctcttttaaattatcgtactaacccaagacatgaaCTCCCAAAACACAATTAGAATTTCCCAAGATATatcaagtacacggaccccgtgactgggtccgtgtatgggtccgtgtaggttcgcaaaagaaatgctcgaaaagaagtaaggacacggaccccgtgctagggtccgtctaggggtccgtgtaggctcgcaaatttgacacttTCAAGGAAAACGAAGGCACAGGACCCTGTGGAAGGGTCCGTCTAGACTCGGTTTACTGACACTAAGgaggaaacaagggcacggaccccgtgctagggtccgtcgaGGGGTCCGTATAGACTCGGTAAAAGTAAACCAACGGAAAGTCATATACTCAAAGCTTATTTCTCCTAATTCTACCATACCGAtcatgaatcgacacctcgagatcCGTCCTAGAGTGCTAGAACACTCATTCAACTCAAACGAACGTCCCCAAACAACGACGCCCAACTTACAACGCAATTCAACTCATGAACACGAAATTTGGcatcaaaatcaattcctacgatttctaactcAACCAAGTGCCTAAAGACACGAAACGAAATACCAACGTTCACCCCAACATCATTCTCAGTATACCTAAACGCGGCAATGATAATCCATTGATGCCAAACGAAGCCTGCAAtaagaaaatctcaagaacacatcaataacataattttctgaaaacgcagtttgagcagtcccacaaaaatgatcataactcactcaatt from Primulina tabacum isolate GXHZ01 chromosome 14, ASM2559414v2, whole genome shotgun sequence includes:
- the LOC142525177 gene encoding transcription factor bHLH49-like, with translation MNTSCKDNKHEQEKMTENPVNYHAPNVLLDWQINGNNLPIASLGTTRLGNSTVESSACSTTFMPDSFLPPVLDHPSNGHSLGYFDTSFQNQASSSNGLGPVRVGMNWTQNAMLRGSIYLPAVPGMVPPSLPHFPTDPAFIERAARFSCFSGGNFSEIMNPLNIPDLLNPYCRELGPTQRPNDVVDTTGVLEQALVPGERSVEGTTLKNERKSQSFRQSYDEAKHGVDVSPNESDEAEFSGRGSQEELADAAEDTSGTGLGSNKRKRTRQNTENNEIVGASVPPIEPMKDQAEIKLKGDQNPASTSKPGGKHCQQGSQGSDLPKEGYIHVRARRGQATNSHSLAERVRREKISERMKFLQDLVPGCSKVTGKAIMLDEIINYVQSLQRQVEFLSMKLATVNPRLDFNIEALLAKDILQPRAGMPSSPALPLDMTMLFPALLSSQPGQIQTNLPCSETFRRPFNLQSAALAQVPGFWDGELHNIVHTGFNTSGPLNSQDSSGSLPMGHLKTEP